A single window of Hemibagrus wyckioides isolate EC202008001 linkage group LG28, SWU_Hwy_1.0, whole genome shotgun sequence DNA harbors:
- the lg28h11orf54 gene encoding ester hydrolase C11orf54 homolog isoform X2: protein MAGTKTEKFQLHVPNLEELLLEKGLKKNFEDVRVCVSECPDLTQDPFNFPVKGLCGNPRITDVGGVPYLVPLVQVDKVYNMNTIAKELDLPGAFVLGAGAVSSKTVGMNAELMPLVLTEHEGKPAVNASYFASINPADGKCLQEKYSDRFCDCDFGLLANLYACEGQPGKVMEVRASRRTGQDSLVGCMRKTMEEHYGDKSIALGGTFILQKGKAKIHIMPREFSSCPLNTNDEVNNWLKHFEVSAPLICQSVMVSKDPGLDLRVEHTHGFSHHGEGGHYYIDTTPSTVEYLGYFLPAEFVYRIDRPVETHNVGRD from the exons ATGGCAGGTACTAAAACAGAAAAGTTCCAGTTACACGTCCCTAATCTGGAGGAACTGT TGCTGGAAAAAGGACTGAAGAAGAACTTTGAagatgtcagagtgtgtgtgagtgagtgtccaGATCTCACACAGGACCCCTTCAACTTTCCTGTCAAAG GACTATGTGGTAACCCTCGCATTACTGATGTAGGTGGTGTCCCCTACTTGGTCCCACTGGTTCAAGTGGACAAG gTGTATAACATGAACACTATAGCCAAGGAGTTGGATCTGCCTGGGGCATTTGTTCTCGGTGCTGGTGCCGTGTCATCAAAGACCGTTGGGATGAACGCAGAg CTGATGCCTCTGGTGTTGACGGAGCATGAAGGCAAACCTGCTGTCAATGCCAGCTATTTCGCCTCCATCAACCCAGCAGATGGGAAATGCCTGCAGGAGAAATACAGCGACAGATTCTGCGACTGTGACTTTGGGCTTCTGGCAAACCTGTATGCATGTGAGGGTCAGCCTGGGAAG GTCATGGAGGTCAGAGCCAGCAGGAGGACGGGACAGGACAGTCTCGTGGGCTGTATGAGGAAGACTATGGAGGAACACTATGGTGATAAAAGTATTGCACTTGGAGGGACTTTCATCCTCCAGAAAGGGAAGGCAAAGATCCACATCATG CCACGAGAGTTTTCCTCATGCCCACTGAATACTAACGATGAAGTAAACAACTGGCTGAAACATTTTGAAGTCAGCGCTCCTCTCATCTGCCAGTCTGTAATGGTTTCCAAAGATCCC GGTTTGGATCTGAGAGTGGAACATACCCATGGCTTCAGTCATCATGGTGAAGGAGGTCATTACTACATAGACACCACACCAAGCACAGTGGAATACCTGGGATACTTTCTACCTGCGGAGTTTGTTTATCGCATTGACCGGCCAGTGGAGACCCACAATGTTGGCAGAGACTAA
- the lg28h11orf54 gene encoding ester hydrolase C11orf54 homolog isoform X1, with amino-acid sequence MAGTKTEKFQLHVPNLEELCKVLEKGLKKNFEDVRVCVSECPDLTQDPFNFPVKGLCGNPRITDVGGVPYLVPLVQVDKVYNMNTIAKELDLPGAFVLGAGAVSSKTVGMNAELMPLVLTEHEGKPAVNASYFASINPADGKCLQEKYSDRFCDCDFGLLANLYACEGQPGKVMEVRASRRTGQDSLVGCMRKTMEEHYGDKSIALGGTFILQKGKAKIHIMPREFSSCPLNTNDEVNNWLKHFEVSAPLICQSVMVSKDPGLDLRVEHTHGFSHHGEGGHYYIDTTPSTVEYLGYFLPAEFVYRIDRPVETHNVGRD; translated from the exons ATGGCAGGTACTAAAACAGAAAAGTTCCAGTTACACGTCCCTAATCTGGAGGAACTGTGTAAGG TGCTGGAAAAAGGACTGAAGAAGAACTTTGAagatgtcagagtgtgtgtgagtgagtgtccaGATCTCACACAGGACCCCTTCAACTTTCCTGTCAAAG GACTATGTGGTAACCCTCGCATTACTGATGTAGGTGGTGTCCCCTACTTGGTCCCACTGGTTCAAGTGGACAAG gTGTATAACATGAACACTATAGCCAAGGAGTTGGATCTGCCTGGGGCATTTGTTCTCGGTGCTGGTGCCGTGTCATCAAAGACCGTTGGGATGAACGCAGAg CTGATGCCTCTGGTGTTGACGGAGCATGAAGGCAAACCTGCTGTCAATGCCAGCTATTTCGCCTCCATCAACCCAGCAGATGGGAAATGCCTGCAGGAGAAATACAGCGACAGATTCTGCGACTGTGACTTTGGGCTTCTGGCAAACCTGTATGCATGTGAGGGTCAGCCTGGGAAG GTCATGGAGGTCAGAGCCAGCAGGAGGACGGGACAGGACAGTCTCGTGGGCTGTATGAGGAAGACTATGGAGGAACACTATGGTGATAAAAGTATTGCACTTGGAGGGACTTTCATCCTCCAGAAAGGGAAGGCAAAGATCCACATCATG CCACGAGAGTTTTCCTCATGCCCACTGAATACTAACGATGAAGTAAACAACTGGCTGAAACATTTTGAAGTCAGCGCTCCTCTCATCTGCCAGTCTGTAATGGTTTCCAAAGATCCC GGTTTGGATCTGAGAGTGGAACATACCCATGGCTTCAGTCATCATGGTGAAGGAGGTCATTACTACATAGACACCACACCAAGCACAGTGGAATACCTGGGATACTTTCTACCTGCGGAGTTTGTTTATCGCATTGACCGGCCAGTGGAGACCCACAATGTTGGCAGAGACTAA
- the LOC131348681 gene encoding spermatogenesis-associated protein 22 translates to MALHSQKVLVHLLPKSKNPQCCLSVPLFNQKKRSRLPLTSNPSESEVFSGYEKRDMLSFTSAIHPSNTGNSQPSTNRVPLIQWNQQATPLPQQSKGWPTASPASTGRGYTPTPCPQKRTYAWSQAGPQRPPGRQDSMATAPGFKQDGFTSGSPATQFQNKTFSAKQPMQQQSFTRNFNPARGSFTPSDLTAGSQRPAAQSQSSQWKIKSGRPGGGTWVEDTFGALGNEHSTQWQEKAPPKKTLRILTAVIEGMKYWSQFKDKIPMMFEVFATLDSAVTIGRFGAKNFLMRDGKDTVPCVYYENDQVLPRLIRGQVHRCVGNYDRQKNVFTCVSVRAASLSEQRNAQEVVKASDAEMRNEVQALSEM, encoded by the exons atggcacttCATAGCCAAAAAGTCCTTGTCCATCTGCTTCCCAA ATCGAAAAACCCTCAAT gctgtctgtctgttccaCTGTTTAACCAAAAGAAGCGGAGCAGATTGCCACTGACGTCCAATCCCTCCGAGAGTGAAGTGTTTTCCGGATACGAGAAGAGAGACATGCTGAGCTTCActtcagccatccatccatcca ACACCGGGAACAGTCAGCCATCTACAAACCGAGTACCTCTGATTCAGTGGAACCAGCAAGCCACCCCACTACCTCAACAAAGCAAAGGGTGGCCCACTGCATCACCTGCTTCAACAGGAAGAGGATACACACCTACACCTTGCCCACAGAAGCGCACCTATGCTTG GTCCCAGGCAGGGCCACAGAGACCTCCAGGCAGACAGGATTCCATGGCAACAGCCCCAGGCTTCAAGCAGGATGGATTTACAAGTGGGAGTCCAGCCACTCAATTCCAGAATAAAACTTTCAGTGCCAAGCAACCCATGCAGCAGCAGTCATTTACCCGAAACTTCAATCCAGCCAGAGGTTCCTTCACACCTTCAGATCTCACAGCAGGCAGTCAGAGACCTGCAGCTCAGAGTCAGAGCTCACAGTGGAAGATCAAATCTGGCAGACCTGGAGGGGGAACGTGGGTTGAGGACACTTTTGGTGCTTTAGGAAATGAGCACAGTACACAGTGGCAG GAAAAAGCACCACCCAAAAAAACACTGCGAATCCTCACCGCCGTTATAGAGGGAATGAAATACTGGAGCCAGTTTAAGGACAAAATTCCCATGATGTTTGAGGTTTTTG CCACTCTCGATTCAGCAGTTACAATAGGAAGATTTGGTGCCAAGAACTTCCTTATGAGGGATGGAAAAGACACAGTGCCGTGTGTGTACTATGAAAAC gaTCAGGTGCTGCCGAGGCTGATCCGGGGTCAGGTCCATCGCTGTGTGGGGAATTACGACAGACAGAAAAATGTTTTCACCTGCGTGTCAGTGCGGGCCGCCTCCCTGTCAGAGCAGAGAAATGCTCAAGAGGTTGTGAAGGCATCAGATGCTGAGATGAGAAACGAGGTCCAGGCTCTCTCTGAAATGTGA